One segment of Carya illinoinensis cultivar Pawnee chromosome 13, C.illinoinensisPawnee_v1, whole genome shotgun sequence DNA contains the following:
- the LOC122291634 gene encoding uncharacterized protein LOC122291634, whose protein sequence is MLLSLVHTNFASPFPSKTHTTSLPKSLFPLFQIEPGKSLKTLLSFCKRSHHSRTHTFTLTTSTTHASLLEAPVLWAGRLCIFYALLKAGFAGSQSNPLVSELESDVRGDGESGDLGFSNWLESIQGKPVDEAADRRKLVSKWHPTTKGTLRRNYRIPSKTEGRRLLKAIASLLSDDDHFRDATSHKGCQIRRESAHGESVCCNNVRALFDELPTPHVIVEITPFPAGPLTEKDYTKAEKLERVLKSGPSI, encoded by the exons ATGCTTCTCTCTCTTGTCCATACCAACTTCGCATCTCCCTTTCCATCCAAAACCCACACCACTTCGCTGCCAAAGTCCCTCTTTCCTCTCTTCCAAATCGAACCCGGAAAATCCCTCAAAACATTACTGTCTTTCTGCAAAAGATCACACCATAGCAGAACCCACACCTTCACGCtcactactagtactactcaTGCTTCTTTGCTTGAAGCTCCTGTTTTATGGGCTGGTAGGCTTTGTATTTTCTACGCCCTTTTGAAGGCTGGCTTCGCTGGATCTCAATCAAACCCACTTGTCTCAG AGTTGGAAAGCGATGTTCGTGGTGATGGTGAATCTGGTGACTTGGGTTTCTCCAATTGGTTGGAGAGCATTCAAGGGAAACCAG TTGATGAAGCAGCTGATAGAAGGAAATTAGTAAGCAAATGGCATCCTACAACAAAGGGTACACTTAGAAGGAACTACAGAATACCTTCTAAAACTGAGGGCCGGCGCCTGCTTAAAGCCATTGCATCCCTATTATCTGATGATGATCACTTCAGAGATGCCACTTCTCACAAG GGCTGTCAAATTAGGAGGGAGAGTGCTCATGGAGAAAGTGTTTGTTGCAACAATGTGAGGGCTCTGTTTGATGAGCTTCCAACACCCCACGTTATTGTGGAAATCACTCCTTTTCCAGCTGGGCCTCTCACAGAAAAGGATTACACGAAGGCCGAGAAACTTGAGAGGGTACTCAAATCTGGACCATCTATCTGA